The Streptomyces sp. NBC_00691 genome has a segment encoding these proteins:
- a CDS encoding 6-phosphofructokinase — MRIGVLTSGGDCPGLNAVIRSVVHRAVVDHGDEVIGFHDGWKGLLECDYRKLDLEAVGGILARGGTILGSSRVQPAHLVDGVERARGHVADLGLDAIIPIGGEGTLKAANLLSEAGLPIVGVPKTIDNDIASTDVTFGFDTAVTVATEALDRLKTTAESHQRVLVVEVMGRHTGWIALHSGMAAGAHAVVVPERPFDIDELTARVGERFEAGKRFAIVVVAEGAKPREGSMDFKTAGTDIYGHERFTGIANQLSVELERRLGKEARPVILGHVQRGGTPTAYDRVLATRFGWHAVEAAHRGEFGMLTALRGTDITMVPLARAVESLKTVPAERYAEAECVI, encoded by the coding sequence ATGCGCATTGGCGTGCTCACCTCCGGCGGAGACTGCCCCGGTCTGAACGCTGTCATCCGTTCCGTCGTGCACCGCGCCGTCGTCGACCACGGCGACGAGGTCATCGGCTTCCACGACGGGTGGAAGGGCCTCCTGGAGTGCGACTACCGCAAGCTCGACCTCGAGGCGGTGGGCGGCATCCTGGCCCGCGGCGGCACCATCCTCGGCTCCTCGCGGGTCCAGCCCGCGCACCTGGTCGACGGCGTCGAGCGCGCCCGCGGCCATGTGGCCGACCTGGGGCTCGACGCGATCATCCCGATCGGCGGCGAGGGCACCCTCAAGGCCGCGAACCTGCTCTCCGAGGCGGGTCTCCCGATCGTCGGCGTCCCGAAGACGATCGACAACGACATCGCCTCCACCGACGTCACCTTCGGCTTCGACACGGCCGTGACCGTCGCCACCGAGGCCCTCGACCGGCTCAAGACCACCGCCGAGTCGCACCAGCGCGTCCTCGTCGTCGAGGTCATGGGCCGTCACACCGGCTGGATAGCGCTGCACTCCGGCATGGCCGCCGGCGCGCACGCCGTGGTCGTCCCGGAGCGCCCCTTCGACATCGACGAGCTGACCGCACGGGTCGGCGAGCGCTTCGAGGCCGGCAAGCGGTTCGCGATCGTGGTCGTCGCCGAGGGCGCGAAGCCGCGCGAGGGCTCGATGGACTTCAAGACCGCCGGCACCGACATCTACGGCCACGAGCGGTTCACCGGGATCGCCAACCAGCTCTCCGTGGAGCTGGAGCGGCGCCTGGGCAAGGAGGCCCGTCCGGTGATCCTGGGTCATGTGCAGCGCGGCGGCACCCCCACCGCGTACGACCGCGTCCTCGCGACCCGCTTCGGCTGGCACGCGGTCGAGGCGGCGCACCGCGGCGAGTTCGGCATGCTGACGGCCCTGCGCGGCACGGACATCACCATGGTCCCGCTGGCCCGCGCCGTGGAGAGCCTCAAGACGGTCCCCGCCGAGCGCTATGCCGAGGCGGAGTGCGTGATCTGA